The Aureimonas mangrovi genome includes a region encoding these proteins:
- a CDS encoding alpha/beta fold hydrolase, translating into MRQARIAMPALAASLITFAATGALAQDALDPATIDLQEEFDPIGSEVHSLERDGRTSYYIDEGTGERAVVFIGGMGTSLEAFQLTEFARTSREALGLRFVSVERNGFGESEFDPELGYSDYNAEVLAVLDELGIEDFSILAISGGGAYAAQLAAEVPERVTGLHAAAAVSSTLESRSEPECSMSMEERNEDNLRWTRAPKDWWGVPGSPVLAVPGWQTRAYADATRSFYVGGHMGDPAALSHEQALPCADDAVVDLSDAPFPTFLYWGEEDSSVPVPVMEEWQAAVPNVEKATVYPGEGHTVQYRHWDQILVDLAGLSDNTVICRDGETVLVPNEEAGDAPLGLCAWH; encoded by the coding sequence ATGAGACAAGCCCGTATCGCCATGCCCGCCCTGGCGGCTTCGCTGATCACGTTCGCGGCGACCGGAGCACTCGCCCAAGATGCGCTGGACCCGGCGACGATCGACCTGCAGGAGGAGTTCGATCCCATCGGCTCAGAGGTCCATTCGCTGGAGCGTGACGGGCGCACCTCCTACTACATCGACGAGGGCACGGGAGAGCGTGCCGTCGTCTTCATCGGCGGCATGGGCACCAGCCTCGAGGCCTTCCAGCTCACCGAGTTCGCCCGCACGTCGCGCGAGGCGCTGGGCCTGCGCTTCGTCTCGGTGGAGCGCAACGGCTTCGGCGAATCCGAGTTCGACCCCGAGCTCGGCTATTCCGACTACAACGCCGAAGTGCTGGCCGTCCTGGACGAGCTCGGCATCGAGGATTTCTCGATCCTCGCCATTTCGGGGGGCGGCGCCTATGCCGCGCAACTGGCGGCGGAGGTGCCGGAGCGCGTCACGGGGCTCCATGCCGCCGCTGCCGTCTCCTCGACGCTCGAGAGCCGCTCCGAGCCGGAATGCTCGATGTCGATGGAGGAGCGCAACGAGGACAATCTGCGCTGGACGCGAGCTCCGAAGGACTGGTGGGGCGTTCCGGGCTCGCCCGTCCTCGCCGTGCCGGGCTGGCAGACGCGCGCCTATGCGGACGCAACGCGCTCCTTCTATGTCGGCGGCCACATGGGCGACCCGGCCGCGCTCAGCCACGAGCAGGCGCTGCCCTGCGCCGACGACGCGGTCGTCGACCTGTCCGATGCGCCGTTCCCGACCTTCCTCTACTGGGGCGAGGAGGACAGTTCCGTTCCGGTTCCGGTGATGGAAGAGTGGCAGGCAGCCGTACCGAACGTCGAGAAGGCGACGGTGTATCCTGGGGAGGGCCACACCGTGCAGTACCGGCACTGGGACCAGATCCTCGTCGATCTGGCCGGCCTGTCCGACAACACGGTGATCTGCCGCGACGGCGAGACGGTGCTGGTGCCGAACGAGGAAGCGGGCGACGCGCCGCTCGGCCTCTGCGCCTGGCACTGA
- a CDS encoding FMN-dependent NADH-azoreductase — translation MKLLHIDSSILGGNSVSRALSKATVERLRAEIPGLEVTYRDLAADPIGHLTGSYLAGQSAQTQHDQAMQEDLALGGRVLEEFLAADIVVIGVALYNFTIPSQLKTWIDRILVAGKTFRYTESGPEGLAGDKRVILTVARGGFYGEGTPSASFEHAETYMRSVLAFIGIAEPEVVVAEGIAVGPEQRERATNEALTAIAGLKAA, via the coding sequence ATGAAGCTCCTGCACATCGATTCCAGCATTCTCGGCGGCAACTCGGTCAGCCGCGCGCTCTCGAAGGCGACCGTCGAACGCCTGCGCGCCGAGATCCCCGGCCTCGAAGTCACCTATCGCGATCTCGCGGCCGACCCGATCGGCCATCTCACCGGCAGCTACCTCGCCGGCCAGAGCGCGCAGACGCAGCACGATCAGGCGATGCAGGAGGATCTGGCACTCGGCGGACGGGTTCTTGAGGAATTTCTGGCCGCCGACATCGTCGTCATCGGCGTGGCGCTTTACAACTTCACCATCCCGAGCCAGCTCAAGACGTGGATCGACCGCATCCTCGTAGCCGGCAAGACCTTCCGCTACACCGAGAGCGGCCCCGAGGGGCTGGCCGGCGACAAGCGCGTGATCCTGACGGTCGCCCGCGGCGGCTTCTACGGCGAAGGCACGCCCTCCGCTTCTTTCGAACATGCGGAAACCTACATGCGCTCGGTCCTCGCCTTCATCGGCATCGCCGAGCCCGAGGTCGTCGTCGCCGAGGGCATCGCAGTTGGCCCCGAACAGCGTGAGAGGGCGACGAACGAGGCCCTCACCGCGATCGCCGGCCTCAAGGCCGCCTGA
- a CDS encoding winged helix-turn-helix transcriptional regulator, translating to MEPSHTDVTPDSLHSASHCQLVSVVLARIGDKWSVLVVMFLADGPKRFNELKRAIGSVSQRMLTLTLRGLERDGLVSRTVTPTIPPRVDYELTELGHSLRGPVQALGGWAFENHQRIWDARSAFDARKEAS from the coding sequence ATGGAACCCAGTCACACGGATGTGACCCCTGACAGCCTGCATTCGGCGAGCCATTGCCAGCTGGTCAGCGTTGTTCTCGCGCGCATCGGCGACAAATGGTCGGTGCTCGTGGTGATGTTTCTGGCCGACGGGCCGAAGCGCTTCAACGAACTGAAACGTGCCATCGGCAGCGTTTCACAGCGTATGCTGACGCTGACGCTGCGCGGACTGGAGCGCGACGGTCTCGTCTCGCGCACCGTCACCCCGACCATCCCCCCGCGCGTCGACTACGAACTTACCGAGCTTGGCCATTCGCTGCGCGGGCCGGTGCAGGCGCTTGGCGGCTGGGCGTTCGAGAACCACCAGCGCATCTGGGATGCACGCAGCGCCTTCGACGCCCGCAAGGAAGCGTCCTAG
- a CDS encoding ArsA family ATPase produces MLLSELGRRRVLFFGGKGGVGKTTLASATAAGLGAAGRRVLVVSTDPAHNLGHLWQRDVGPSPVRLAAGVDGVELDPASTVDEHLKAVERSLRKLMPERLHGEVRRHLEAAREAPGMVEAAMLEKIAITVEEGLSTHDVVIFDTAPTGHTTRLLELPELMAGWTQGLLDHRRRAQRFESALGQFRAAPADGPGAKVMGGEPDRDHEMRAVLLRRQQRFTALRAILMDREACAFVVVLAAERLPVLETIDLARKLETLQVALGGLVVNKRAPTSEGDFWSARVVEEEAHLRTLHDALGHHRRIDIAMSPREILGAEALEVFAARNLS; encoded by the coding sequence ATGCTGCTGAGCGAACTGGGCCGGCGCCGTGTCCTGTTCTTTGGCGGCAAGGGCGGCGTGGGCAAGACGACGCTCGCTTCGGCGACTGCCGCGGGTCTTGGCGCGGCAGGCCGGCGGGTCCTCGTCGTCTCCACCGATCCGGCCCACAATCTCGGCCACCTGTGGCAGCGCGATGTCGGCCCGAGCCCGGTTCGTCTCGCAGCTGGCGTGGACGGCGTCGAACTCGACCCGGCCTCCACCGTCGATGAACACCTGAAAGCTGTCGAGCGCTCGCTGCGCAAGCTGATGCCCGAGCGCCTGCACGGCGAGGTGCGTCGGCATCTGGAGGCGGCGCGCGAGGCGCCGGGCATGGTCGAGGCGGCGATGCTGGAGAAGATCGCGATCACCGTCGAAGAGGGCCTTTCGACCCACGACGTCGTCATCTTCGACACCGCGCCCACCGGCCACACGACAAGGCTCCTGGAGTTGCCGGAGCTGATGGCTGGCTGGACGCAGGGGCTGCTCGACCACCGCCGGCGCGCACAGCGTTTCGAAAGCGCGCTCGGCCAGTTCCGGGCCGCGCCTGCCGATGGCCCCGGCGCCAAGGTGATGGGCGGCGAGCCCGATCGCGACCACGAGATGCGCGCCGTCCTTCTCCGCCGGCAGCAGCGCTTCACCGCCCTGCGTGCGATCCTGATGGACCGCGAGGCCTGTGCCTTCGTCGTCGTGCTGGCCGCCGAACGGCTGCCGGTGCTGGAAACGATCGACCTGGCACGCAAGCTGGAGACGCTACAGGTTGCGCTCGGCGGGCTCGTCGTCAACAAGCGCGCGCCAACGAGCGAAGGCGACTTCTGGTCCGCGCGTGTGGTGGAAGAAGAGGCGCATCTGCGCACGCTCCACGACGCGCTCGGGCACCATCGGCGTATCGACATCGCCATGAGCCCACGCGAAATCCTCGGCGCCGAGGCGCTGGAGGTTTTCGCCGCACGAAACCTTTCCTAG
- a CDS encoding cory-CC-star protein, whose product MAQKPPLAGRTAALFAAVSDRLGEFYAAPYRRAFAKAKQEEEDLFMLLIFSESLGVPNPATFYTLELLPTLYEDFHDWHRRMGIERSPLDGFRCC is encoded by the coding sequence TTGGCGCAGAAGCCCCCTCTCGCCGGGCGCACGGCGGCGCTGTTCGCCGCCGTGTCGGACAGGCTCGGCGAGTTCTACGCCGCGCCGTATCGCCGGGCCTTCGCCAAGGCGAAGCAGGAGGAGGAGGACCTCTTCATGCTGCTCATCTTCTCCGAAAGCCTCGGCGTGCCGAACCCCGCGACCTTCTACACCCTGGAACTCCTGCCGACGCTCTACGAGGACTTCCACGACTGGCACCGCCGCATGGGGATCGAGCGCTCGCCCCTCGACGGATTTCGATGCTGCTGA
- a CDS encoding carbon starvation CstA family protein has product MNATILIIIALAAFAAGYYFYSRFIAERIYALDPNFKTPAHTMRDGVDYVPTDKFVLWGHHFTSVAGAAPIVGPAIAVIWGWGPAFVWVVLGTIFFAGVHDFGALWASARNRGLSIGALTANVLGPRARNIFMMVIFLLLLMVNAVFAVVIAGLLVNFPTAVIPIWGAIGVALVIGQLIYRHKVGLLWPSVIGVIVLYALVFVGQAVPIVLPESFLGMAPTTQWILYLFIYAGIASILPVWVLLQPRDYINGLQLFVGLLLLYGATFIAGPNIVAPMFNSDVPAGTPSFIPLLFVTIACGAVSGFHGLVASGTSSKQVDKETDERFVGYFGAVGEGMLAVAAIICATAGFASLEDWQGIYSQFSAGGVNAFVEGGANIVSAGLGLGVGISATILTVMAALFAGTTMDTGLRLQRYVVQEVGEITGIGALKNGTIATFVALACCLALAFGAGTGGAGGMLIWPLFGTTNQLLAGLTLCVITVMLMRLRRPVIYVAVPLVFLLVMSIIALFIQLGSFIGNGDWLLVTLNLVVLAAALIVAFEAFMAMRREREAIATQAAE; this is encoded by the coding sequence TTGAACGCGACGATCCTGATCATCATCGCACTGGCAGCTTTCGCGGCCGGCTACTATTTCTACTCGCGCTTCATTGCCGAGCGGATCTACGCACTGGACCCGAACTTCAAGACACCCGCGCACACGATGCGCGACGGCGTCGACTACGTCCCGACCGACAAGTTCGTCCTGTGGGGGCACCATTTCACCTCGGTCGCGGGCGCCGCGCCCATCGTCGGCCCGGCCATCGCGGTGATCTGGGGCTGGGGCCCGGCTTTCGTCTGGGTCGTCCTCGGCACGATCTTCTTCGCAGGCGTCCACGATTTCGGCGCCCTGTGGGCCAGTGCGCGCAACCGAGGTCTTTCGATCGGCGCGCTGACGGCCAACGTCCTCGGGCCTCGCGCTCGCAACATCTTCATGATGGTGATCTTCCTCCTCCTCCTGATGGTCAACGCGGTCTTCGCGGTGGTCATCGCAGGCCTGCTCGTCAACTTCCCGACGGCCGTGATCCCGATCTGGGGCGCGATCGGCGTCGCGCTGGTGATCGGCCAGCTCATCTACCGCCACAAGGTCGGCCTCCTCTGGCCTTCCGTGATCGGCGTGATTGTTCTCTATGCGCTGGTCTTCGTCGGCCAGGCCGTGCCGATCGTCCTGCCGGAGAGCTTCCTCGGCATGGCGCCGACGACGCAGTGGATCCTATACCTCTTCATCTATGCCGGCATCGCCTCGATCCTGCCTGTCTGGGTGCTGCTCCAGCCGCGTGACTACATCAACGGCCTTCAGCTCTTCGTCGGGCTGCTGCTCCTCTACGGCGCGACCTTCATCGCCGGGCCGAACATCGTCGCCCCGATGTTCAACAGCGACGTGCCGGCGGGCACTCCCAGCTTCATCCCGCTCCTCTTCGTCACCATCGCCTGCGGCGCGGTCTCCGGCTTCCACGGGCTGGTGGCGTCCGGCACTTCCTCGAAGCAGGTGGACAAGGAGACCGACGAGCGCTTCGTGGGCTATTTCGGCGCGGTCGGCGAAGGCATGCTGGCGGTGGCCGCCATCATCTGCGCCACGGCGGGCTTCGCCTCGCTGGAGGACTGGCAGGGCATCTACTCGCAGTTCTCGGCGGGCGGCGTGAACGCCTTCGTGGAAGGCGGCGCCAACATCGTCTCCGCCGGCCTCGGCCTCGGCGTCGGCATCTCGGCAACGATCCTGACGGTGATGGCTGCGCTCTTCGCGGGCACCACGATGGACACCGGCCTCCGCCTGCAGCGCTACGTGGTGCAGGAGGTCGGCGAGATCACCGGCATCGGCGCGCTGAAGAACGGCACGATCGCCACCTTCGTCGCGCTCGCCTGCTGCCTCGCGCTCGCCTTCGGCGCGGGCACCGGCGGTGCCGGCGGCATGCTGATCTGGCCGCTCTTCGGCACGACCAACCAGCTCCTCGCGGGTCTGACGCTCTGCGTCATCACCGTGATGCTGATGCGCCTGCGCCGCCCGGTGATCTACGTCGCCGTGCCGCTGGTCTTCCTGCTTGTCATGTCGATCATCGCGCTGTTCATCCAGCTCGGGAGCTTCATCGGCAACGGCGACTGGCTGCTCGTGACGCTGAACCTCGTGGTGCTGGCGGCTGCGCTTATCGTCGCGTTCGAGGCGTTCATGGCCATGCGCCGCGAGCGCGAGGCGATCGCCACACAGGCCGCCGAATAG
- the queE gene encoding 7-carboxy-7-deazaguanine synthase QueE, producing the protein MVPRAPAGNTGRACFGNAEDLGRVPALSAGVIRVSEIFGPTIQGEGVLIGEPTVFVRSGGCDYRCAWCDTMHAVDPAYRVQWVPMSAEAVWARVVELSGSRPLTVSLSGGNPAIQPLGPLIELGKAAGYRFALETQGSLAKDWFSALDTLVLSPKPPSSGMRIDWDALAACRAAAGERPRTILKIVVFDEADYAFARATHERHPDVQLYLQPGNHTPPPPQVDDAAIDIDGVMDRMRWLVDKVVADRWFAARVLPQLHVLIWGNRRGV; encoded by the coding sequence ATGGTGCCGCGAGCGCCTGCCGGAAACACAGGCCGTGCGTGTTTCGGAAACGCCGAAGACCTGGGCCGAGTACCGGCCTTGAGTGCGGGCGTTATCCGGGTCAGCGAAATCTTCGGGCCGACGATCCAGGGCGAAGGCGTCCTGATCGGCGAGCCGACGGTTTTCGTGCGCTCGGGCGGCTGCGACTATCGTTGCGCCTGGTGCGATACGATGCACGCGGTCGATCCGGCTTACCGTGTGCAATGGGTGCCGATGAGTGCCGAGGCCGTCTGGGCGCGGGTGGTCGAGCTCTCCGGGAGCCGGCCGCTGACCGTCTCTCTCTCCGGCGGAAATCCGGCGATCCAACCGCTCGGGCCCCTGATCGAGCTTGGCAAGGCGGCGGGATACCGCTTCGCGCTGGAGACGCAAGGGTCGCTCGCGAAGGACTGGTTTTCGGCCCTCGACACGCTCGTTCTCAGCCCCAAGCCGCCCTCCTCCGGGATGCGTATCGACTGGGATGCGCTTGCGGCATGCCGCGCCGCGGCCGGAGAGAGGCCGCGAACCATCCTCAAGATCGTCGTCTTCGACGAGGCGGACTATGCCTTCGCGCGCGCGACGCACGAGCGCCACCCCGACGTTCAGCTCTATCTCCAGCCCGGCAACCACACCCCGCCACCGCCGCAGGTTGACGACGCCGCGATCGACATCGACGGCGTGATGGACCGCATGCGCTGGCTGGTCGACAAGGTGGTCGCCGACCGCTGGTTCGCCGCGCGCGTTCTCCCGCAGCTTCACGTTCTGATCTGGGGCAACCGCCGCGGCGTATGA
- the queD gene encoding 6-carboxytetrahydropterin synthase QueD, giving the protein MFRITKEFHFSASHRLPSLPDDHPCARLHGHNYIVVVELAAAELNAHGFVRDYRDLSVLKSYIDDTFDHRHLNDVLGHDATTAETLARHFYEWCRERLPETQAVRVSETPKTWAEYRP; this is encoded by the coding sequence ATGTTTCGCATCACCAAGGAGTTCCACTTCTCGGCCTCGCACCGGCTGCCGTCGCTGCCGGACGACCACCCCTGCGCACGGCTGCACGGACACAATTACATCGTGGTGGTCGAGTTGGCGGCCGCCGAACTGAACGCCCACGGCTTCGTGCGCGACTATCGCGACCTTTCGGTCCTGAAGAGCTACATCGACGACACCTTCGACCATCGCCATCTCAACGATGTTCTCGGCCACGACGCGACGACGGCGGAGACGTTGGCGCGGCACTTCTACGAATGGTGCCGCGAGCGCCTGCCGGAAACACAGGCCGTGCGTGTTTCGGAAACGCCGAAGACCTGGGCCGAGTACCGGCCTTGA
- the queC gene encoding 7-cyano-7-deazaguanine synthase QueC, protein MRTLVVCSGGLDSVSLAHVVAREGNLAGLVTFDYGQRHRREIDFAAACAKRLGVPHHVLDITAIGAGLSGSALTDGGEVPEGHYAEETMKITVVPNRNAIMLTIAFGLAAAQKLDAVALAVHGGDHFIYPDCRPGFIDAFRAMQAQALDGYADVKLLAPFVERTKADIVTAGAGAGTPFEATWSCYKGGETHCGRCGTCVERQEAFDLAGVPDPTRYEDAGFWRQAVAGRGA, encoded by the coding sequence ATGCGCACCCTCGTCGTCTGTTCGGGCGGCCTCGATTCCGTTTCGCTCGCCCATGTCGTTGCGCGGGAGGGAAATCTCGCGGGGCTCGTCACCTTCGACTATGGCCAGCGGCACCGCAGGGAGATCGACTTCGCGGCCGCCTGCGCGAAGCGGCTCGGCGTGCCGCACCATGTTCTCGACATCACCGCGATCGGCGCGGGGCTCTCCGGCTCGGCGCTGACGGACGGTGGCGAGGTCCCCGAGGGGCATTACGCCGAGGAGACGATGAAGATCACCGTCGTCCCGAACCGCAATGCCATCATGCTCACCATCGCCTTCGGACTCGCCGCCGCGCAGAAGCTCGACGCCGTCGCGCTCGCCGTGCATGGGGGCGATCACTTCATCTACCCGGACTGCCGGCCGGGCTTCATCGACGCCTTTCGCGCCATGCAGGCGCAGGCGCTCGACGGCTATGCCGACGTGAAGCTCCTCGCGCCCTTCGTGGAGCGGACGAAGGCGGACATCGTGACGGCGGGCGCAGGCGCCGGCACGCCCTTCGAGGCGACGTGGTCCTGCTACAAGGGCGGCGAGACGCATTGCGGGCGATGCGGCACCTGCGTGGAACGCCAGGAGGCGTTCGATCTTGCCGGCGTGCCCGACCCGACGCGCTACGAGGACGCCGGGTTCTGGCGGCAGGCGGTGGCGGGGCGCGGCGCCTGA
- a CDS encoding response regulator transcription factor, whose amino-acid sequence MRMLLVEDNEDLGDAVNRHLRNAGHSVEWVRTGELALESAAMERFDAIILDLTLPGRDGLSVISQLRREKSAIPILVVTARSEIDDRVSLLDQGADDYLVKPFDLREMEARLRALLRRRSGETTSVVKAGALTLDVAGHSVRVRGEPVDLGRREFRLLEIFLARRETVVPKERLMGQLFSYDEAVSTNALELYVSRLRRKLEGSGVEIVTVRGIGYVARVHGDAA is encoded by the coding sequence ATGCGCATGCTTCTGGTGGAGGACAACGAGGATCTGGGCGATGCCGTGAACCGGCATCTGCGCAATGCCGGCCATTCCGTCGAATGGGTGCGGACAGGCGAACTCGCGCTCGAAAGCGCGGCGATGGAGCGCTTCGACGCCATCATCCTCGATCTGACGCTGCCCGGCCGGGACGGGCTGTCCGTCATCTCGCAGCTTCGGCGCGAGAAGTCGGCGATCCCAATCCTCGTCGTGACCGCGCGCTCGGAGATCGACGACAGGGTGAGCCTCCTCGACCAGGGCGCGGACGACTATCTCGTCAAGCCGTTCGATCTTCGCGAGATGGAGGCGCGGCTGCGCGCGCTTCTGCGCCGGCGCTCGGGCGAGACGACGAGCGTGGTGAAGGCCGGCGCGCTGACGCTGGACGTCGCCGGTCATTCGGTGCGCGTGCGCGGCGAGCCGGTCGATCTCGGCCGGCGCGAGTTCCGGCTGCTGGAGATATTCCTCGCCCGCCGCGAAACGGTCGTGCCGAAGGAGCGGTTGATGGGCCAGCTCTTCTCCTATGACGAGGCGGTCTCCACCAACGCGCTGGAGCTCTACGTCTCGCGCCTGCGCCGCAAGCTAGAGGGTTCTGGCGTCGAGATCGTCACGGTGCGGGGCATCGGCTACGTCGCGCGGGTGCACGGCGATGCGGCCTGA
- a CDS encoding sensor histidine kinase, giving the protein MRPDGVSIRRRVLTLATALLLMAALVLVIFIRDYAERSSDRAFDRLLAASALTIAGAVQVQGGDVTVELPLASFDMFTGGDRIFYVVEAPDGGLVTGYDDLSGTLAPADDDDPVFADIDYRGEALRVATVGRLVAADEGAGWVTIRVAETQNERYALSAEIMENALVPVALLTVLSLVIVWFGVGRAFRPLNALERHLRAREPDNLAPVDIAVPIEVRQLVAALNGFMARLLSSRARLEALVAEAAHEVRTPLASLRAQAEVARGERDPDALRRQVERIHQGAVQASQLVSQLLMDATISHRLETRERAETRLGALMREVTGRLDPDFGDRVDTCITEEAAGLVLAGDRVGLREMLRNLVDNALLYSQGPVLIEVKKDGEGRVAIAVMDRGPGIADDEKPLVVQRFKRGASGAGKSGSGLGLSIVARVAEGQGGRLDLEDRPGGGLVARVVLPVGGAVKAPRPLIGLTLALLCLASLAFGMPAQAASTFYPARGGAESERLNIAGTTDTPLFTLLVEAFQESRPGLAVDYFEIETLPLYENFLAGTLPLMPDILMSSASDLQVKLANDGHAITHHPPEQEALPEWAQWRSEVFGFSFEPAVFVYNRDEISEDEVPRTHLAFAELLEANPARFIGRVATYDIETSGVGYLLAAQDQTISSSFWRLASAFGRARVRLSGSSPDILSRIESGNLILAYNVLGSYALARQAAGADIGIVVPDDYVLVLTRSMLIPKGAGRPDLAGAFLDFTVSPQGQAILAGQAALGAVVPGSVGTFTAEAITARGRGAVQPIALEPSLLVALDRLRRARFLDTWRGIVQPR; this is encoded by the coding sequence ATGCGGCCTGACGGCGTCTCGATCCGCCGCAGGGTCCTGACGCTGGCCACCGCGCTCCTGCTTATGGCCGCGCTCGTCCTCGTCATCTTCATCCGCGACTATGCCGAACGCTCCTCCGACCGCGCCTTCGACAGGCTGCTGGCGGCCTCCGCCCTCACCATCGCCGGTGCCGTCCAGGTGCAGGGCGGCGACGTGACGGTGGAACTGCCGCTCGCCTCCTTCGACATGTTCACCGGCGGAGATCGCATCTTCTACGTCGTCGAGGCGCCGGACGGCGGCCTGGTGACGGGCTACGACGATCTTTCGGGAACGCTCGCGCCGGCGGACGACGACGACCCCGTCTTCGCCGATATCGATTATCGCGGCGAGGCGTTGCGCGTGGCGACCGTCGGCCGCCTCGTGGCCGCCGACGAGGGTGCGGGATGGGTGACGATCCGCGTGGCCGAGACGCAGAACGAGCGCTATGCGCTGTCGGCCGAGATCATGGAGAACGCGCTGGTGCCGGTCGCGCTTCTCACGGTCCTGTCTCTCGTCATCGTCTGGTTCGGCGTCGGACGCGCCTTCCGTCCGCTGAATGCGCTGGAGCGTCATCTGCGCGCCCGCGAGCCGGACAATCTCGCGCCCGTCGATATCGCAGTGCCGATCGAGGTCCGCCAGCTCGTCGCCGCGCTGAACGGCTTCATGGCCCGGCTCCTGTCCTCGCGCGCGCGGCTCGAAGCGCTGGTGGCCGAGGCTGCGCACGAGGTCCGCACCCCGCTCGCCTCGCTCCGCGCGCAGGCGGAAGTGGCGCGCGGGGAGCGCGACCCGGATGCGCTGCGTCGTCAGGTGGAACGCATCCACCAAGGGGCGGTGCAGGCCAGCCAGCTCGTCAGCCAGCTCCTGATGGACGCGACCATCTCCCACCGCCTTGAAACGCGGGAGCGTGCCGAGACGCGGCTGGGCGCGCTGATGCGGGAGGTCACGGGCCGGCTCGACCCCGATTTCGGCGACCGCGTGGACACCTGTATCACCGAAGAGGCGGCCGGTCTGGTGCTGGCGGGCGATCGCGTGGGCCTGCGGGAGATGCTGCGCAACCTCGTCGACAACGCCCTCCTTTATTCGCAGGGGCCCGTTCTGATCGAGGTCAAGAAAGACGGCGAAGGGCGCGTCGCCATCGCTGTGATGGATCGCGGGCCGGGCATCGCCGACGACGAGAAGCCGCTCGTCGTGCAGCGCTTCAAGCGCGGGGCGAGCGGCGCGGGCAAGAGCGGCTCCGGCCTCGGCCTGTCGATCGTCGCGCGCGTCGCGGAAGGGCAGGGCGGGCGGCTGGATCTGGAAGACCGGCCGGGCGGCGGCCTCGTTGCCCGCGTCGTCCTGCCCGTCGGCGGTGCCGTGAAAGCTCCACGCCCGCTCATCGGGCTGACGCTGGCGCTCCTCTGTCTCGCCTCCCTCGCGTTCGGGATGCCGGCACAGGCGGCATCGACCTTCTACCCGGCCCGCGGCGGCGCGGAGAGCGAACGCCTGAACATCGCCGGCACCACGGACACACCGCTCTTCACGCTGCTCGTCGAGGCGTTTCAGGAAAGCCGGCCGGGGCTTGCGGTGGATTATTTCGAGATCGAGACGCTGCCGCTTTACGAGAACTTTCTCGCCGGCACCCTGCCGCTGATGCCCGATATCCTGATGAGTTCGGCGTCGGACCTGCAGGTGAAGCTCGCCAATGACGGCCATGCCATCACGCATCATCCGCCGGAACAGGAGGCCCTCCCCGAATGGGCGCAGTGGCGCTCGGAGGTGTTCGGCTTCTCCTTCGAGCCGGCCGTCTTCGTCTACAACCGCGACGAAATCTCCGAGGATGAGGTGCCGCGCACGCATCTCGCCTTCGCCGAACTGCTAGAAGCGAACCCGGCGCGCTTCATCGGGCGTGTGGCGACCTATGACATCGAAACGAGCGGCGTCGGCTACCTCCTCGCCGCGCAGGACCAGACGATCTCCTCCTCCTTCTGGCGTCTCGCCAGCGCCTTCGGCCGGGCGCGTGTGCGCCTGTCGGGATCGAGTCCGGACATCCTGTCCCGCATCGAGAGCGGCAACTTGATCCTGGCCTACAACGTCCTCGGCTCCTACGCGCTCGCCCGTCAGGCGGCGGGGGCCGACATCGGCATCGTGGTGCCGGACGACTACGTCCTCGTCCTGACACGCTCCATGCTGATCCCGAAGGGCGCGGGTCGTCCCGACCTCGCAGGCGCCTTCCTCGACTTCACGGTCTCCCCGCAGGGGCAGGCGATCCTCGCGGGCCAGGCGGCGCTCGGCGCGGTGGTGCCTGGCTCGGTCGGCACGTTCACCGCCGAGGCGATCACGGCGCGCGGGCGCGGTGCGGTGCAGCCGATCGCGCTCGAGCCTTCGCTCCTCGTCGCGCTCGATCGCCTCCGACGCGCCCGCTTCCTCGACACCTGGCGCGGCATCGTTCAGCCGCGCTGA